A window of Candidatus Omnitrophota bacterium contains these coding sequences:
- a CDS encoding UDP-N-acetylmuramoyl-tripeptide--D-alanyl-D-alanine ligase, protein MFTVNEIIKATGGRCLNHPAIKEVTGVSTDSRTVKSGAIFIAIPGERYDGHDFIAKALAEGASGVIIASKKINYAKKRFGFDFRSADNRIFVAVDDTVTALGDLARLHRERFDIPVVAITGSNGKTTAKEMIYTALKTKWRPLKNSGTENNLIGVPHTLLKLQDTYDSLVVELGMSRIGEIKRLAEISRPNIGIITNIGPSHLQYLRDLSGVYAAKKELLDFLKRGDIAILNGDDFILRSFGRKTLKAVRFGIENNSDFRAESIKHEGRNWSFRVSGTTFLIKSASHHDIYNALAAISIGALFGIRLARISEALCGYVSLDKRMVRSIIEGIEFIDDTYNSNPLSMSSAIATLSSYNSKGSKVLVSGDMLELGRKSAYYHGEMGRLVADSGIDKFISVGKLARNSFLAAKKSGMQNIWFCRTKKEAASVLKKIVKPDDVVLVKGSRGMRMEEVIKCFTISYIP, encoded by the coding sequence ACAGGTGTCTCTACGGACAGCCGGACAGTAAAAAGCGGCGCCATTTTTATAGCCATTCCCGGCGAGCGCTATGACGGCCACGATTTTATCGCCAAAGCGCTCGCGGAGGGGGCGTCCGGGGTAATCATAGCGTCTAAAAAAATAAATTATGCAAAAAAGAGATTCGGTTTCGATTTTAGATCCGCCGATAATCGTATATTTGTAGCCGTAGATGATACCGTGACGGCGCTGGGCGACTTGGCGCGCTTACATAGAGAAAGATTTGATATTCCGGTCGTGGCAATTACGGGTTCCAATGGCAAGACGACCGCGAAAGAGATGATATATACAGCGCTGAAGACAAAATGGCGCCCCTTAAAGAATTCCGGAACCGAAAATAACCTCATCGGTGTTCCGCATACTTTACTCAAGCTGCAAGATACGTACGATAGCCTTGTGGTGGAACTGGGCATGAGCAGAATAGGCGAGATAAAGAGGCTTGCCGAAATAAGCCGCCCCAATATCGGAATCATAACTAACATAGGCCCGTCTCATCTGCAATATTTAAGGGATTTAAGCGGCGTATATGCTGCCAAAAAGGAACTCTTGGATTTTTTGAAAAGGGGGGATATCGCCATTTTAAACGGTGATGACTTCATTCTCCGCTCTTTTGGCAGAAAAACTTTAAAGGCCGTACGTTTTGGCATAGAGAATAATTCCGATTTTAGGGCAGAGTCAATAAAGCACGAAGGTAGAAATTGGTCATTTAGAGTCAGCGGCACAACTTTTTTAATAAAATCAGCTTCACACCATGATATATATAATGCGCTGGCCGCAATTTCTATAGGAGCGCTGTTTGGTATAAGGCTCGCGAGAATCAGCGAAGCGTTGTGCGGTTATGTTTCGCTTGATAAGAGAATGGTAAGGAGTATAATTGAAGGTATAGAGTTTATAGATGATACGTATAATTCTAACCCTCTCTCAATGAGTAGCGCGATCGCCACACTGTCAAGTTACAATTCCAAAGGCAGTAAGGTACTTGTGAGCGGCGATATGCTGGAATTAGGCAGAAAATCCGCTTATTATCACGGCGAAATGGGGAGACTGGTAGCCGATTCGGGCATAGACAAGTTCATAAGCGTTGGAAAATTGGCACGCAATAGTTTTCTCGCAGCTAAGAAAAGCGGTATGCAAAATATCTGGTTCTGCCGGACAAAAAAAGAGGCCGCATCTGTTCTGAAAAAAATAGTGAAGCCGGATGATGTCGTACTCGTAAAAGGTTCGCGCGGAATGCGCATGGAGGAAGTCATAAAGTGCTTTACCATCTCTTATATCCCCTAA
- the murD gene encoding UDP-N-acetylmuramoyl-L-alanine--D-glutamate ligase gives MERKMDFKNKRVTIIGLADSGFSAAKLLKALKAKVRISESKDTPEVRERLSLLGGIEYEVGGHTRQFITNTDIMVISPGVPLNAECVRWARQNKIPVIGELELGSLFCRAPIIAVTGTNGKSTTSTLIHEILKANNIKSFLLGNIGTPICEEALKVKGNSVVSVEVSSFQLEAIKKFRPKVAVYLNLTEDHLDRYRDMAEYRKAKSRLFENQKRTDYAVLNYDDSAVRMLGKKINSKVFYFSMKEKVRGIYLDGEKVMLNLAKTPEEICRRSDITLAGRHNVENALASILAVKLIKKDAKMLPVLTDFAGLRHRFELVAESGGVKYIDDSKSTTVDSTIKALNSLSGAVILIAGGRDKGSDYSPVRKCADKLKCIILMGEARNKIRKDLEGLLMPIREARTMKDAVSLARQMSIEGDAVLLSPMCSSFDMFRDYKERGEVFNAAVLDELYRIPEPVPLSSR, from the coding sequence ATGGAAAGAAAGATGGATTTTAAAAATAAACGCGTAACGATAATAGGCCTTGCGGATAGTGGGTTTAGTGCCGCGAAACTTTTGAAGGCGCTTAAGGCAAAAGTACGCATCAGCGAATCAAAGGATACGCCCGAGGTGAGGGAAAGGTTAAGCCTTCTTGGCGGTATTGAATATGAAGTGGGCGGCCATACAAGGCAATTCATAACGAATACCGATATAATGGTGATATCGCCGGGAGTACCGCTAAATGCCGAGTGTGTAAGATGGGCGAGACAGAATAAGATACCCGTAATTGGCGAGCTTGAGCTGGGCAGCCTTTTCTGCCGCGCTCCCATAATTGCCGTGACCGGGACAAACGGAAAAAGCACTACATCGACGCTTATTCACGAAATACTTAAAGCGAATAATATAAAATCGTTTCTATTGGGCAATATCGGAACGCCGATATGCGAAGAAGCGTTAAAGGTAAAAGGGAATTCTGTAGTCTCTGTGGAAGTCAGCTCTTTTCAGCTTGAGGCGATAAAAAAATTCAGGCCGAAGGTAGCGGTCTATCTTAACCTGACCGAGGACCATCTTGACAGATACCGCGATATGGCCGAGTACCGAAAAGCTAAGTCCAGGTTATTTGAAAATCAAAAAAGGACCGATTACGCCGTATTAAATTATGATGACTCTGCGGTCAGGATGCTGGGGAAGAAGATAAATTCAAAAGTATTTTATTTCAGTATGAAAGAAAAGGTAAGGGGCATCTATCTGGACGGTGAAAAAGTGATGCTCAATTTAGCGAAGACCCCGGAGGAGATTTGCAGAAGAAGCGATATTACTCTCGCCGGCCGGCATAACGTTGAAAATGCGCTCGCATCCATACTGGCCGTAAAACTTATAAAAAAAGACGCGAAGATGCTGCCGGTTTTGACGGATTTCGCAGGGCTCCGGCACAGGTTTGAATTAGTCGCCGAATCCGGCGGCGTAAAATATATAGACGATTCTAAAAGTACGACAGTCGATAGCACGATAAAGGCGCTTAATTCGCTTTCCGGCGCTGTTATACTGATAGCTGGCGGCAGAGATAAAGGCAGTGATTATTCTCCCGTCAGAAAATGCGCGGATAAGTTGAAATGCATCATACTTATGGGAGAGGCGCGAAACAAGATAAGAAAAGACCTGGAGGGCTTATTAATGCCCATTAGAGAGGCAAGGACAATGAAAGACGCGGTCTCTTTAGCGAGGCAGATGTCCATAGAAGGAGATGCCGTTCTTTTATCGCCCATGTGTTCAAGTTTTGATATGTTCAGAGATTATAAAGAGAGAGGAGAGGTGTTTAACGCCGCAGTTTTGGATGAGCTCTATAGGATTCCGGAACCGGTACCTCTTTCATCACGATAA
- the ftsW gene encoding putative lipid II flippase FtsW has translation MKDDLRDIRIAILVVTTALVAFGVVMIYSSSTVYAYENFHDNFYFLKRHLLSLVLGLILAIYFMHVDLHALRRYSRPLLLFAFLLLALVLVPGIGASIGGARRWFRLGGINFQPVELVKPILLLYLADFLDRKSVKGYSLFGVFVPAMLIIGALSGLVLLQPDLGSSFELAALGVLLLFVYGADIRHILVIFAAGIPAFYYLVLSVPYRASRILAFINPWKDPKGTGFQIIQSFIALGSGGLLGVGLGNSKQKLFYLPESHTDFIFSIIGEELGFLGSSLIVILFAVFVWQGMALAFRKDSEFSRLLAMGISSTIGLEAVINIGVSTGVLPTKGLPLPFMSYGGTSLVVHLILVAMLLNIGRENVR, from the coding sequence ATGAAAGACGATTTGCGGGATATACGAATAGCGATTTTGGTAGTTACGACGGCGCTTGTAGCATTCGGCGTAGTCATGATATATAGTTCAAGCACCGTTTATGCCTATGAAAATTTTCACGACAACTTCTATTTTCTTAAGCGGCATCTTCTCTCGCTTGTGCTAGGGCTTATATTGGCCATATATTTTATGCATGTAGACCTGCACGCCCTTAGAAGGTATTCACGGCCGCTCTTGCTTTTCGCGTTTTTACTTTTGGCCTTGGTCCTCGTACCGGGCATAGGTGCTTCAATAGGCGGGGCCAGGCGCTGGTTTAGGCTGGGAGGCATAAATTTTCAGCCGGTCGAGCTTGTAAAACCTATTTTATTGCTGTATCTGGCAGATTTTTTGGACAGGAAATCTGTAAAAGGTTACTCTCTTTTTGGCGTTTTTGTTCCGGCAATGCTCATAATAGGCGCTTTGAGCGGCCTTGTATTGCTTCAGCCCGACCTCGGAAGCTCTTTTGAGTTGGCGGCGTTGGGCGTACTTTTACTGTTTGTATATGGAGCCGATATACGGCATATACTAGTTATTTTCGCGGCCGGCATACCGGCATTCTATTATCTTGTCCTTTCGGTTCCTTATAGGGCGTCGCGGATACTCGCTTTTATCAATCCGTGGAAAGACCCAAAGGGTACGGGGTTTCAGATAATACAATCTTTTATCGCTCTCGGCTCGGGAGGGCTTTTGGGCGTAGGGCTGGGAAATTCAAAGCAGAAATTGTTTTATCTTCCTGAATCGCATACAGATTTTATATTTTCAATAATAGGGGAAGAACTGGGGTTTTTGGGCAGCTCGCTTATCGTTATTTTGTTCGCAGTATTCGTATGGCAGGGGATGGCGCTGGCATTTCGCAAGGATTCCGAATTTTCGAGGCTATTGGCTATGGGCATCTCCTCGACAATAGGCCTGGAAGCGGTGATAAACATAGGTGTGTCTACGGGCGTTTTGCCGACAAAAGGATTACCGCTGCCTTTTATGAGTTATGGGGGGACATCCCTCGTAGTACATTTGATTTTGGTTGCAATGCTTCTCAATATAGGGCGGGAAAATGTCAGATAA
- the mraY gene encoding phospho-N-acetylmuramoyl-pentapeptide-transferase, whose amino-acid sequence MLYHLLYPLSDFWFGFNVFRYITFRTAFAAVTSFLLCVLLGPWVIRLLSLHKVGEKTSRRDAPTLDKFHGQKTGTPTMGGILIVVSILLSTLLWARLDNSYVWLALASTLWLAIIGFIDDYIKLVREDVRGLRSITKFTGQIIVGFIVAFFLYIPGEGSSILYFPFLKKLVIDLGIFYIPFVIIVIVGASNAVNLTDGLDGLAIGCIAMIAGTYSALSYITGNLNLSGYLGVPFIPQAAEISVFCAAIVGSGLGFLWFNSHPASVFMGDTGSLALGGAIGVVAVLIKKEILLALVGGVFVVEALSVILQVASFKLRKKRIFLMAPLHHHFQLKGWAESKITIRFWIVSAILSLLTLASLKLM is encoded by the coding sequence GTGCTTTACCATCTCTTATATCCCCTAAGTGATTTTTGGTTCGGGTTTAATGTCTTCAGGTATATAACATTTCGGACCGCTTTCGCGGCTGTTACCTCGTTTTTACTGTGTGTACTTCTTGGGCCTTGGGTTATACGACTTCTCTCGCTGCACAAAGTGGGGGAAAAGACATCGAGACGCGATGCGCCTACTCTGGATAAATTCCACGGCCAAAAGACGGGCACGCCCACCATGGGCGGTATTTTAATAGTGGTTAGTATTCTTTTATCGACTCTTCTGTGGGCGCGCCTGGATAATTCTTATGTATGGCTGGCACTTGCTTCGACCCTATGGCTTGCTATAATCGGGTTTATCGATGATTATATAAAGCTTGTCCGCGAGGATGTGAGGGGGCTCAGGTCGATCACAAAATTTACAGGCCAAATAATAGTCGGTTTCATAGTCGCATTCTTTTTGTATATACCGGGGGAAGGAAGCAGTATTTTGTATTTTCCTTTTCTGAAAAAACTTGTCATAGATCTGGGAATATTTTATATACCGTTCGTGATCATTGTTATAGTGGGCGCAAGCAATGCCGTGAATCTTACCGACGGCCTTGACGGCCTTGCGATAGGGTGCATTGCCATGATAGCGGGTACTTACAGCGCCCTGAGCTACATTACGGGGAATTTAAATTTGAGCGGCTATCTGGGGGTACCGTTCATACCTCAGGCGGCGGAGATCTCGGTCTTTTGCGCCGCAATCGTCGGCTCAGGACTCGGTTTTCTTTGGTTCAATTCCCATCCCGCGTCAGTCTTTATGGGGGACACGGGCTCTCTTGCCCTCGGCGGGGCGATAGGCGTCGTAGCGGTACTCATTAAAAAAGAGATACTGCTGGCGCTTGTAGGCGGCGTATTTGTCGTGGAAGCTTTATCGGTAATTTTACAAGTCGCTTCGTTTAAACTGAGGAAGAAGAGAATATTTTTAATGGCGCCGCTTCATCACCATTTTCAGTTAAAAGGATGGGCAGAGTCCAAGATAACGATACGCTTTTGGATAGTATCTGCAATCCTCTCGCTTCTTACGCTCGCGTCACTTAAATTGATGTAA